The Verrucomicrobiia bacterium DNA segment TAACCAGCTTAGCAAAAGAAATACTGGTGCCATGATGAGGGACATGCGCGTGAGCAGCACGTTGATTTTTGTCAGCTCGAGAGAGAGCCGATAGAGGTAAAGGAACTCGTCCTGAATCAGCCAGGCGATCAGATAAAGCGCTGCCAGACTGGTTAGAGAGAGAACAGCACCACCTAGGGCTGAACGGGTGATGAGGGACCAATACATGGCGGCACAGAACAAAAAAGGCAGAAGGCCGAATAAGGGCTGATAGTATGAAGGGAGGACGCGCGGGTCCAAATACCCGCCGGCTACGTGAAACAAGGTGAGTAATCCGATGGCGATGGCGGTCACGATCAATTTCTCCAGCCAGATCTGTGCCCGATGGCATGGCTGGCTGAAAAGCAGGGAGAAGGTGCGCTGCTGAAATTCATTGCCGAACAGCATGGCCGCCAGCATGACGACACTCAGCACGTATATGCTTGAAGCGATGTAATAGAGTCTTTGTGCTGAGTAAACGCCCAGCGACATGAACAAACGGTCCAGAAGCGGTAGCAGGCCCGCCAAGGCGGCGACGAGCCAGGGCCAGAAAATCATCTGGGCTTCTTTTTTGAGACGCACGTTCATGGTGAATTCCTCCTCAAGTCTTTAGCGTGGCGACGAAGACTTCTTCCAATGTGAGTGATTCGCTGGTGAGGTCTTCAGGGGCGAGTTGTTTCAGGCGGTCGTAGATGAGGGGGCCGCCGCCGTTGGCGATGACTTCGAGCTGGCGGCCGTCTTTACGCACGTGCAGGGCTTCTTTGAGGTCGAGGTTGTCTGGCTGGCGGGCGAAGCGCGCGCGGATCTTTTGATACCGCGAACGCGCTTCGTCCGCTCCCAGCTTCAGCACCTCCCGGCCGGCGTCCATGATGGTAAATTCGTCGATGAGGCCCTCGAACTCGCTGATGAGATGCGTGGAGACGAGGATAGTGCGGTTGCCGGGATCGCTCTCCTGATACGCGCCGATGACGGTCTCGATGAATTCACGGCGCACGATGGGATCGAGGCCGGAGGTGGGTTCATCGAGGATGAGGAGTTCAGGCTCCGGGCAGATGGCACCGATGAGGGCGACTTGGGTGCGCTGGCCTTTCGAGAGGCCGCCGGTCTTTTGATCGGCCTTCAAGCGGAAGCGGCCGAGGAGTTCACCTTCGATCTTGCTGCTCCAATGCGGGCGGAAGGAGGCGAGGTAATCGAGGGTTTCACGCACGGTCATCCATGGGTAGAAGGCGACGAAGTCCGGCACATAAGCGAGGCGGCGTTTTACTTCCACCTCGTGCTTCGCGGGGTCGAGGCCGAAGAGGTGCACGGTGCCGTGCTGTGGGCGCAGGAGATTGAGCAGGCACTTCATGGTGGTGGTCTTGCCCGCGCCGTTCCGGCCGAAGAGGCCGTAGCAGCGTCCGCGCGGCACGCTGAGGTTGAACTCGTGCACGGCTTCGTTGCGGCCGTAGGCGTGGCTGAGGCCTTGGATATCAATGACAGCGGCGGGTGTGCTCATAAGGTGGCGGGTTGGGTGTCCGGTTCGTTATCGCGCTGGCGCGCCTCCATCGCGGCCAGGCGTTCGTGGACGAGGGTGACAAATTCTTCGGGGCTTACTTGCAGGTGATGGGCCTGGACGATGGCTTGGTCGATCTCCTGGATGAGCAGCTTGCGGCGGGCGTCTTTCTTCAGCGGGGAAGCGCCCTTGCGTTTCACGAAGCAGCCTTTGCCGGGAATGGATTCGATGACGTCCTGGCTCTCTAACTCCGCGTAGGCCTTGGCGATGGTGTTGCGGTTAACGCGCAGTTCCTCAGCCAAGGGGCGGATGCCGGGGAGGGGTTCATCCGGCTGGAGCGCGCCCGAGGCGGCGGCGGCCTTGATCTGCTCGACAAGCTGCAGATAGACCGGGAGACCGGATTTGAAATTGATCTGAAAGATCATGGCCTTGGTTAAGTGTCATAGGACAGTATGACAGTTTGTGGCGGATGTCAATGGGGGATTTTTTAGCCACTGATGAAACACGGAAGAACACAGATGAGGAATTAGAAAGGGGAAACATCGAACATCGAGAGGGGAAATCGAAGACGACGACGTGAACGAGGACGATTACGAATGGGTTAGCGCAGGTCGAGAGCAACTAGCTTCTTGGTGTCGCGGGCGTAGAGGGTGCCGTTGGCCAGCGCGGGGTAGTTGCGGAGGTTGCTGCCGAGGATCTGGGCGCGGTTGAGGAGTTTGAATTCATCGGGCGTGGCGGCGACGGAGAGGAGTTCGCCGCGTTCGGTGAGGACGAGGAGTTGATCGCCGGCGAGCAGGACGTTCGCGGGGGTGAGGCCGGGTTTGGTCCACATCACTTTCCCGGTAGCGAGTTCGACACAGCGGAGTTCAGTGCCGCCGGGGAAGTCGTGGCGGCCATGCAGACCGTAGAGATAACCCTTCGCATGGACGCTGGTGGCGTATTGGTTGGACATGGAGTCGTCGTTCGACCAGATGGCTTTGGGTTTGTCGCCGGTGAGTTCGAAGAGGGACGCGCCGGTGTCATAGCTGGCAGAGATGAAGATGCGGTTGCCGATGATAAGCGGCGTGGCGGCGTTCACGGAAGCGTTCTCACGGGAACGCCAAGGGTGATCGAAAACCACTTTGCCGTCGGTGGGGCCGAGCGCGGCGAGACCGGCGCGGTGGAAGACGAGGGCGAGGCGCTGGCCGTTGATGGTGGCGATGGCAGGGGAGGAATAGCTGGCTTCGTTGTCGTTCGTTTTCCATTTCACTTTGCCGGTGACGAGCTCGAAGGCGACGATACCGGCGCTGTTCTCTCCGCCGATGTTCACGATGATAGTAGAGCCATC contains these protein-coding regions:
- a CDS encoding PQQ-binding-like beta-propeller repeat protein, encoding MNISIPRQHRPPLDVGSWTFDVRCFPLFLLLFLFSLSLSAQDWPQILGPNRDGIYSGPALATSWSKEGPKVLWQKNVGSGFAGPSVRDGKLILFHRLANEEIIDCLNATNGTNIWQFKYPTAYTDNFGFDNGPRAVPTITSNTVVTFGADGILTALNFKDGTKLWQVNTRKEFGADKGFFGLACSPLVDGSTIIVNIGGENSAGIVAFELVTGKVKWKTNDNEASYSSPAIATINGQRLALVFHRAGLAALGPTDGKVVFDHPWRSRENASVNAATPLIIGNRIFISASYDTGASLFELTGDKPKAIWSNDDSMSNQYATSVHAKGYLYGLHGRHDFPGGTELRCVELATGKVMWTKPGLTPANVLLAGDQLLVLTERGELLSVAATPDEFKLLNRAQILGSNLRNYPALANGTLYARDTKKLVALDLR
- a CDS encoding ABC transporter ATP-binding protein: MSTPAAVIDIQGLSHAYGRNEAVHEFNLSVPRGRCYGLFGRNGAGKTTTMKCLLNLLRPQHGTVHLFGLDPAKHEVEVKRRLAYVPDFVAFYPWMTVRETLDYLASFRPHWSSKIEGELLGRFRLKADQKTGGLSKGQRTQVALIGAICPEPELLILDEPTSGLDPIVRREFIETVIGAYQESDPGNRTILVSTHLISEFEGLIDEFTIMDAGREVLKLGADEARSRYQKIRARFARQPDNLDLKEALHVRKDGRQLEVIANGGGPLIYDRLKQLAPEDLTSESLTLEEVFVATLKT
- a CDS encoding GntR family transcriptional regulator: MIFQINFKSGLPVYLQLVEQIKAAAASGALQPDEPLPGIRPLAEELRVNRNTIAKAYAELESQDVIESIPGKGCFVKRKGASPLKKDARRKLLIQEIDQAIVQAHHLQVSPEEFVTLVHERLAAMEARQRDNEPDTQPATL